From one Geoalkalibacter halelectricus genomic stretch:
- the lpxA gene encoding acyl-ACP--UDP-N-acetylglucosamine O-acyltransferase — translation MAAQIHPSAYVDPRARLGEQVIIGPQAFVDADVVIGDGTHLMHGAHVGRWTTLGRNNRIFPGAVIGHEPQDLGYKGEESQTLIGDANVFREGVTVHRGNRPGTQTLIGDNNYFMVNSHVAHNCVLGNHIILVNGALLAGHVEIGDRAIISGNCQVHQFVRIGAFAMLRGGSGAAKDVPPFCINDGLNWIRAINTVGLKRNGYTPDRVRAIKEAFKVIFRSGLGLEAALDKVQGELRVTEDVQEMLEFIRASKRGIGSGRGSSRE, via the coding sequence ATGGCGGCACAGATTCATCCCAGTGCATACGTTGACCCCCGAGCCCGGCTGGGCGAGCAGGTGATCATCGGTCCCCAGGCCTTCGTCGATGCCGATGTGGTCATCGGTGACGGCACTCACCTCATGCACGGCGCCCATGTCGGCCGCTGGACCACCCTGGGGCGCAACAACCGCATCTTTCCCGGCGCCGTCATCGGTCACGAACCCCAGGATCTCGGCTATAAGGGCGAGGAAAGCCAGACCCTTATCGGTGACGCCAACGTGTTTCGCGAAGGAGTTACGGTGCACCGCGGCAATCGTCCCGGCACCCAAACCCTGATCGGCGACAACAACTATTTCATGGTCAACAGCCATGTTGCCCATAACTGCGTGCTGGGCAATCATATTATCCTGGTCAACGGCGCCCTGCTTGCCGGACACGTGGAAATCGGCGACCGGGCCATCATTTCCGGCAACTGCCAGGTGCACCAGTTCGTGCGTATTGGCGCCTTTGCCATGCTGCGCGGCGGCTCGGGAGCGGCCAAGGACGTTCCCCCCTTCTGCATCAACGACGGTCTCAATTGGATTCGCGCCATCAACACCGTGGGGCTGAAACGCAACGGTTACACGCCCGATCGGGTGCGCGCGATCAAAGAGGCGTTCAAGGTGATTTTTCGTTCGGGATTAGGTCTGGAAGCGGCCCTGGATAAGGTGCAAGGCGAACTGCGGGTGACCGAGGATGTTCAGGAGATGCTTGAGTTCATTCGCGCCAGCAAGCGCGGAATCGGCAGCGGCCGGGGCTCGAGCAGGGAATAG
- a CDS encoding hybrid sensor histidine kinase/response regulator, producing the protein MKKNLTVLVVDDSPTQVAVLQDALEDRGYAVRTARNGVEAIGIVYQDPPHLVLSDIVMPELNGYHLCRLLKNDPATAKIPVILLTNLSEQHDRFWGQHAGADLYLEKSSPTDQIAAALEQILTRNPPVHAPAPVTTAAEHPPREVIQARVNTILDRLLYESTISNEILRLTSLAHDVPALAQELLKFLGAICRHDAAGLLLRHSREKQTLALGLNVPMPSGFALRAQEMMLAQAGLESDDGARTQLLIYPENPPLLPEPDGDLHIFHAVPIKDGDTLLALICLFNRTPRRPSEGIVQAMQWVAERFLIVARYLCKLTEIEEVKADFLSMLVHDLRSPLTSIRGFSDVLAQGMLGPLSDEQKSALHNIQGGSDRLLSLIEDILHLSKLEAGKMQIRSGPFQFADLAKATFQDLAALFLEKDLRMDFSACADLPTVMGDTQQLHRVLTNLLTNAAKFSPRGGRISIAAHLHAPGPGTTKALRVEITDEGPGIPKDQQKDLFGRYQQIRCDTPRARKGTGLGLAICKEIVHLHGGDIWVESPVDEKGGSRFCFTIPQPE; encoded by the coding sequence ATGAAAAAAAACCTCACTGTGCTGGTGGTGGATGACAGTCCGACCCAGGTAGCCGTTCTGCAGGACGCCCTGGAGGACAGGGGATATGCAGTCCGAACCGCGCGCAATGGCGTTGAAGCCATCGGTATAGTCTACCAGGATCCTCCGCATCTGGTACTCAGCGATATCGTCATGCCCGAGCTCAACGGCTATCACCTCTGCCGTCTGCTCAAAAACGATCCGGCAACCGCGAAGATCCCCGTCATTCTTCTCACCAATCTCAGCGAACAGCATGACCGTTTCTGGGGCCAACACGCCGGCGCGGATCTGTACCTGGAAAAGTCCTCGCCCACGGACCAGATCGCGGCGGCGCTAGAGCAAATCCTCACCCGCAATCCGCCCGTCCATGCCCCAGCGCCCGTCACCACCGCTGCCGAGCATCCGCCGCGTGAGGTTATACAGGCGCGCGTCAATACGATTTTGGACCGGCTGCTCTACGAATCGACGATCTCCAACGAAATTCTCAGGTTGACCAGCCTGGCTCACGACGTGCCCGCCCTGGCGCAGGAACTGCTCAAATTTCTCGGCGCCATTTGTCGCCATGACGCCGCGGGCCTGCTGCTGCGCCACAGCCGCGAGAAACAGACCCTGGCCCTGGGCCTCAACGTGCCCATGCCAAGCGGTTTCGCTCTTCGAGCCCAGGAAATGATGCTCGCGCAGGCCGGGTTGGAAAGCGATGACGGCGCTCGCACCCAGCTTCTGATTTATCCCGAGAATCCACCATTACTGCCGGAACCTGACGGCGATCTGCATATTTTTCATGCGGTACCGATTAAGGACGGCGACACGCTGCTGGCCTTGATTTGTCTTTTCAACCGCACTCCGCGCCGTCCAAGCGAAGGCATCGTGCAGGCCATGCAATGGGTTGCCGAGCGCTTCCTCATTGTGGCCCGCTATTTGTGCAAACTCACGGAAATCGAGGAGGTCAAGGCCGATTTCCTCTCCATGCTGGTGCACGACCTGCGCTCCCCTCTGACCAGCATCCGCGGTTTTTCCGATGTCCTGGCCCAAGGCATGCTCGGCCCCCTCAGCGACGAGCAAAAGTCAGCCCTGCACAATATTCAGGGGGGTTCGGACCGCCTTTTGTCCCTGATCGAGGACATCCTGCACCTCTCCAAGCTCGAAGCCGGGAAGATGCAGATCCGTTCCGGCCCCTTTCAATTCGCGGACCTGGCCAAAGCCACCTTTCAGGATCTGGCCGCTTTGTTTCTGGAGAAGGACCTCCGGATGGATTTCTCCGCCTGTGCCGACCTGCCGACCGTTATGGGCGACACGCAGCAGTTGCACCGGGTGCTGACCAACCTGCTGACCAATGCCGCGAAATTCAGCCCGCGCGGCGGACGTATCAGCATCGCCGCGCACCTGCACGCCCCCGGCCCTGGAACAACCAAGGCCCTGAGAGTTGAGATCACCGATGAGGGGCCGGGCATTCCCAAGGACCAGCAAAAAGACCTCTTCGGTCGCTACCAGCAGATTCGCTGTGATACGCCACGCGCGCGCAAGGGCACCGGCCTGGGCCTGGCCATCTGCAAGGAAATCGTGCATCTTCACGGCGGCGATATCTGGGTGGAAAGTCCCGTCGACGAGAAGGGCGGCAGCCGTTTTTGCTTCACCATACCGCAGCCCGAATAG
- a CDS encoding P-II family nitrogen regulator, translated as MRKVEAIIKPFKLDEVKEALNEIGIQGLTVSEVKGFGRQKGHTELYRGAEYVVDFIPKIKMEIIVRDDLVSKVVDAIAEAARTGRIGDGKIFVTPVDEVVRIRTGETGDDAL; from the coding sequence ATGAGAAAAGTCGAAGCGATCATTAAGCCCTTTAAACTCGATGAGGTCAAAGAGGCGCTCAACGAAATTGGGATTCAGGGCCTCACCGTCAGCGAGGTTAAGGGTTTCGGGCGCCAGAAGGGCCACACCGAACTCTACCGCGGGGCGGAGTATGTCGTTGATTTTATCCCTAAGATCAAGATGGAGATCATCGTTCGCGATGACCTGGTGTCGAAAGTGGTCGACGCCATCGCCGAGGCCGCCCGGACCGGTCGCATCGGCGACGGTAAAATCTTCGTCACCCCCGTGGACGAAGTGGTGCGGATCCGCACTGGGGAAACCGGCGACGATGCCCTCTGA
- the glnA gene encoding type I glutamate--ammonia ligase — protein sequence MTPREAVEFAKEQNCQMVDYKFLDFVGVWQHFTTPISEFGEDVFEEGLGFDGSSIRGWQPIHNSDMLIMPDPSTAKLDPFPEIPTLSLVCNIIDPFTREGYTRDPRFIAQKAEAYLKSTGIGDTAFFGPEPEFFVFDDVRYASSANQSFYHLDSVEGTWNTGREEFPNLGYKPRHKEGYFPCAPTDSLIDLRNEMVQVLQSVGIRVEAAHHEVATGGQCEIDMRFDSLVAMGDTLQWFKYIIKNVAVRNGKTVTFMPKPLFADNGSGMHCHQSIWKDGKNLFYGDGYGGLSKEALWYIGGIMKHAKALCAFTNPTTNSYKRLVPGFEAPVNLAYSNRNRSASLRIPATSNPKSKRVEYRTPDPSCNGYLTFAALLMAGLDGIENKIDPGDPLDKDIYGLSPEELKDIPGVATSLQDALESLRNDHEFLLKGDVFTEDVIDMWIDYKMNAEVNPVRMRPVPLEFALYYDC from the coding sequence ATGACCCCGAGAGAAGCTGTTGAGTTTGCCAAGGAACAAAATTGCCAGATGGTCGATTACAAATTCCTGGATTTCGTCGGTGTGTGGCAGCACTTCACCACACCCATCAGCGAATTCGGTGAAGACGTTTTCGAGGAAGGTCTGGGTTTCGACGGGTCGTCCATCCGCGGCTGGCAGCCCATTCACAACAGCGACATGCTGATCATGCCCGACCCCTCGACCGCCAAACTCGACCCTTTCCCTGAAATTCCCACGCTGAGCCTCGTCTGCAACATCATCGACCCCTTCACCCGTGAAGGCTACACCCGCGACCCGCGTTTCATCGCTCAGAAGGCCGAAGCCTATCTGAAATCCACGGGCATCGGCGACACCGCCTTCTTCGGCCCCGAGCCTGAATTCTTCGTGTTCGACGACGTGCGCTATGCTTCAAGCGCCAACCAATCCTTCTATCACCTGGATTCGGTGGAAGGCACCTGGAATACCGGCCGCGAAGAATTCCCCAACCTCGGCTACAAACCGCGCCACAAGGAAGGCTACTTTCCCTGCGCTCCGACCGATTCCCTGATCGATTTGCGCAACGAGATGGTGCAGGTTCTGCAAAGCGTCGGTATCCGCGTCGAGGCGGCTCACCACGAAGTGGCCACCGGCGGACAGTGCGAAATCGACATGCGCTTTGATTCCCTGGTTGCCATGGGCGACACCTTGCAGTGGTTCAAGTACATTATCAAAAACGTTGCCGTACGTAACGGAAAAACCGTCACTTTCATGCCCAAGCCCCTGTTCGCTGACAACGGCTCGGGCATGCACTGTCATCAGTCGATCTGGAAGGACGGCAAGAACCTCTTCTACGGCGATGGTTACGGCGGACTCTCCAAGGAAGCCCTTTGGTACATCGGCGGCATCATGAAGCACGCCAAGGCCCTGTGCGCTTTCACCAATCCGACCACCAACTCCTACAAGCGCCTGGTGCCCGGGTTCGAAGCGCCAGTCAACCTGGCCTACTCCAACCGCAACCGTTCGGCCTCGCTGCGTATCCCCGCGACCTCCAACCCCAAGAGCAAGCGCGTCGAGTACCGCACCCCCGATCCCTCGTGCAACGGCTACCTGACCTTTGCCGCGCTGCTCATGGCGGGCCTTGACGGCATCGAGAACAAGATCGATCCGGGCGATCCCCTCGACAAGGACATCTACGGCTTGAGCCCCGAAGAGCTCAAGGACATCCCCGGCGTGGCTACCTCCCTGCAGGACGCCCTCGAATCCTTGCGCAACGACCATGAATTCCTGCTCAAGGGCGACGTGTTCACCGAGGACGTCATCGATATGTGGATCGACTACAAGATGAACGCCGAAGTCAACCCCGTACGCATGCGCCCCGTGCCCCTGGAATTCGCCCTGTACTACGACTGCTGA
- a CDS encoding AEC family transporter: MLFIQVVLPVFVIIASGFVLEKCARLDFRTLTLTSLYLLAPALVFSALMKREFDLSLAGNLFLFMILYTAILYALSRGLAALLGLDGESRSALLLTTVMMNVGNFGLPLTYFAFGEAALEISVLTFVLFNIPLGTLAIVIAQGSRSSLPTALANMGKIPIFHGVILAFFFKWIGWTPPDFILRPLDLLGQAAIPLMLAMLGMQLARTQWQARVGFFSLATAVRLGVAPLIAWGLTALLGIDGLTRAVVILQTSTPSAVLPLLYSLRFGGRADLVAGTILMTTLFSAVTLTILLYLL, from the coding sequence ATGCTCTTTATCCAGGTGGTTCTTCCCGTCTTTGTCATCATCGCCAGCGGCTTCGTTCTGGAGAAATGCGCACGTCTGGACTTTCGCACCCTCACACTCACGTCGCTCTATCTGCTGGCACCCGCCCTGGTATTCAGCGCCCTGATGAAGCGCGAATTCGATCTGAGCCTGGCGGGAAACCTGTTTCTCTTCATGATCCTCTACACGGCGATTCTCTATGCCTTGTCCCGGGGCCTGGCGGCCCTGTTGGGGCTTGACGGCGAAAGCCGCAGCGCCTTGCTGCTCACCACGGTCATGATGAACGTCGGCAATTTCGGCCTGCCCCTGACCTATTTCGCCTTCGGCGAGGCGGCCCTGGAAATTTCGGTTCTGACCTTCGTTCTTTTTAACATCCCCCTGGGCACCCTGGCCATCGTTATTGCGCAAGGCTCGCGCAGTTCCTTGCCTACCGCCCTGGCCAACATGGGAAAAATACCCATCTTCCATGGCGTTATTCTGGCCTTTTTCTTCAAGTGGATCGGCTGGACACCTCCGGATTTCATCCTGCGCCCCCTGGATTTGCTTGGCCAGGCGGCCATCCCCCTGATGCTGGCCATGCTCGGCATGCAGTTGGCGCGCACTCAATGGCAGGCCCGGGTCGGTTTCTTCTCCCTGGCCACCGCCGTGCGCCTTGGCGTTGCGCCCCTGATCGCCTGGGGTCTGACGGCGCTGCTCGGCATCGACGGACTGACGCGCGCCGTGGTCATCCTGCAAACCAGCACCCCCTCCGCCGTGCTGCCCCTGCTCTATTCCCTGCGCTTCGGCGGACGCGCCGATCTGGTGGCCGGCACGATCCTGATGACAACGCTGTTTAGCGCGGTGACGCTGACAATTCTGTTGTATTTACTCTAA
- a CDS encoding GerMN domain-containing protein, with translation MFRLLTTVILLGTLVLFGCRQKQEPPTARVVASEAYRSYFGEPPTVAEGVCYALVGFYPLADDPTRFRPVPHFTFATQGRPQMLLQQVMFGPEAFGMDDFLINPFPENASLREVSVSDGLATAYFSPELMQVRSDLQQAMLAAIGHTLLQFEEIERVQVMVGGQIPPLFPEGDISLQGTEVVDPGPPVLLQALLHEDSDAIPGEMLVFFDRPVEVRSFVMEFPQGEAVQGDYFTSVFDMAVVVHPADPGRIRPGDEVYLSWNIVDGKGRESWGDGLWPLALLSHD, from the coding sequence ATGTTTCGTTTGCTTACCACGGTGATTTTGCTTGGCACATTGGTGCTTTTCGGCTGTCGACAGAAGCAAGAGCCGCCCACGGCGCGCGTCGTGGCCAGCGAGGCCTACCGCAGCTATTTCGGCGAGCCGCCCACCGTGGCAGAGGGGGTGTGTTACGCGCTGGTGGGCTTCTACCCCTTAGCCGATGATCCCACCCGCTTCCGACCCGTGCCCCATTTTACCTTCGCCACCCAAGGTCGGCCGCAGATGCTGCTGCAACAGGTCATGTTCGGGCCGGAAGCCTTCGGCATGGATGATTTTCTGATTAATCCCTTTCCCGAGAACGCCTCGCTGCGTGAGGTTTCCGTGAGTGACGGATTGGCGACGGCGTATTTTTCCCCGGAATTGATGCAGGTGCGCTCCGACTTGCAACAGGCCATGCTTGCCGCCATCGGTCACACCCTGCTGCAATTCGAGGAAATCGAGCGCGTTCAAGTGATGGTAGGCGGCCAGATTCCGCCGCTGTTTCCGGAAGGCGATATATCGCTGCAAGGAACCGAAGTGGTTGACCCCGGGCCGCCGGTTCTGCTGCAGGCCTTGCTGCATGAGGATTCCGATGCGATTCCGGGCGAAATGCTGGTCTTTTTCGATCGGCCCGTCGAGGTGCGCAGTTTCGTGATGGAATTCCCTCAAGGCGAGGCGGTTCAGGGTGATTACTTCACCTCGGTGTTCGACATGGCGGTCGTTGTTCATCCCGCCGACCCCGGACGCATCCGCCCCGGCGACGAGGTCTATCTGAGCTGGAATATCGTAGACGGCAAAGGGCGTGAATCCTGGGGGGACGGGCTTTGGCCCCTGGCGCTGCTTTCCCACGATTGA
- a CDS encoding aminotransferase class I/II-fold pyridoxal phosphate-dependent enzyme has product MNPLAAELNEMLAQHNPNVLESLSDLGKNLFFPKGILTQSAEAKEKAHKFNATIGIATEKGGPMYLPCIHEKLSAFDPKDIYPYAPPAGRLDLRNLWREKMLEENPSLRGKHFSLPIVTSALTHGLSIVADLFMDTGDHLILPDMLWGNYNLTFATRCGAIVKKYPTFTVAGGYDVDAFKAVLRNSAEEKGKAVVLLNFPNNPSGYTPTVAEGDAIVEAILEVAESGCKIVAVTDDAYFGLFFEDSLKESLFGKLANQHPNVLAVKLDGATKEEYVWGFRTGFITFADGHEYENTPVMTALEKKTLGIIRATISNCPHPSQTFVVEALKSPKFQKQKEEKFKVMKGRALKTKKVLDSGKYDKAWDYYPFNSGYFMCLKLKTVDAEKLRVHLLDKYGVGTISIGKTDLRIAFSCIEEGDIAELFDIIYQAVQDLS; this is encoded by the coding sequence ATGAATCCACTGGCCGCCGAACTCAATGAAATGCTTGCCCAGCACAACCCCAATGTTCTTGAATCCCTTTCGGATCTCGGGAAAAACCTGTTTTTCCCCAAGGGGATTTTGACCCAATCGGCGGAAGCGAAGGAAAAAGCCCATAAATTCAACGCCACCATCGGGATCGCCACGGAAAAGGGCGGCCCCATGTATTTGCCCTGCATTCACGAGAAACTGTCCGCCTTCGATCCCAAGGATATTTATCCCTACGCGCCGCCGGCCGGCCGTCTCGACCTGCGCAATCTCTGGCGGGAAAAAATGCTGGAAGAAAATCCTAGCCTGCGCGGCAAGCATTTCAGCCTGCCCATCGTCACCAGCGCGCTCACCCACGGTCTGTCCATTGTGGCCGACCTGTTCATGGACACGGGCGATCACCTGATTCTGCCCGACATGCTGTGGGGCAACTACAATCTGACCTTTGCCACCCGGTGTGGCGCCATCGTCAAGAAGTATCCGACCTTCACCGTCGCCGGCGGTTATGATGTCGATGCCTTTAAAGCGGTGCTGCGTAATTCCGCCGAAGAAAAAGGCAAGGCAGTGGTGCTGCTCAACTTTCCCAACAATCCCAGCGGCTACACCCCGACGGTGGCCGAGGGGGATGCCATTGTCGAGGCCATTCTGGAAGTGGCCGAGAGCGGTTGCAAGATCGTGGCGGTGACCGACGATGCCTATTTCGGCTTGTTTTTCGAGGATTCCCTCAAGGAATCGCTGTTCGGCAAACTCGCCAATCAGCATCCCAACGTACTTGCGGTCAAGCTCGACGGCGCCACCAAGGAAGAGTATGTCTGGGGCTTTCGCACCGGCTTCATCACTTTCGCCGATGGTCATGAATACGAAAACACACCGGTCATGACTGCCTTGGAGAAGAAAACCCTGGGCATCATTCGCGCCACCATCTCCAACTGCCCGCATCCTTCGCAGACCTTTGTGGTCGAGGCGCTCAAGTCGCCCAAGTTCCAGAAGCAGAAGGAAGAGAAGTTCAAGGTGATGAAAGGGCGCGCCCTCAAGACCAAGAAAGTTCTCGACAGCGGAAAGTACGACAAGGCCTGGGATTACTACCCCTTCAATTCGGGTTACTTTATGTGCCTGAAGCTCAAGACCGTGGACGCCGAGAAACTGCGCGTGCACCTGCTCGACAAGTACGGGGTGGGCACTATCTCGATCGGCAAAACCGATCTGCGCATCGCCTTCTCCTGCATCGAGGAGGGCGACATCGCGGAATTGTTCGACATCATCTATCAGGCGGTTCAGGATCTGTCCTGA
- a CDS encoding tRNA nucleotidyltransferase/poly(A) polymerase family protein — translation MINLKRFLENNPNLKKFQGFLPEGQPCYLVGGAVRDILLEREIHDFDFALPEDPTALAQAWARHSRGHWFWLDEARRQSRVVLGRGSQEPTFDFSPFRAPDLEGDLRGRDFTLNALAIDMQRAAAPVLIDPLNGARDLAEGRLRACSPTSFRDDPLRVLRAARFAAAFHLHPDEQTLALAREAAPRLAQIAGERIKAELFALFSVDDPRVGLEVLVQSGGGENLFGPDSPASLHQTLELTSEFCRSLSTLPESRAWLAAEVEAGLNRSALLRLGVLLRSLATPVDFPQLRERLALARMTSRRLEALLAFNPETLAPPPDAPQSQRRLALWAERLGPDPADALLFLACQKGADQYPPALLFQALHAWQALNKQGRIAPLVGGDWIRRELQIADGLKIGRLLDLLAEAECQGLVDAPETAQKFLKSLAEKGD, via the coding sequence GTGATAAACCTCAAGCGATTTCTTGAAAACAATCCCAATCTAAAGAAATTTCAAGGGTTTCTTCCCGAGGGCCAGCCCTGCTACCTGGTCGGGGGAGCGGTGCGCGACATTCTGCTTGAGCGCGAAATTCACGACTTTGATTTTGCCCTGCCCGAAGATCCTACCGCCCTGGCGCAAGCCTGGGCGCGCCACAGCCGCGGGCATTGGTTCTGGTTGGATGAAGCGCGGCGCCAAAGCCGGGTGGTGCTCGGTCGCGGTTCGCAGGAACCGACCTTTGACTTTTCGCCTTTTCGCGCCCCGGATCTCGAAGGGGATTTGCGCGGCCGAGATTTTACCCTCAATGCCTTGGCCATCGACATGCAGCGTGCCGCCGCCCCGGTGCTTATCGATCCCTTGAATGGGGCGCGTGATTTGGCCGAGGGCCGACTCAGGGCCTGCTCTCCCACCAGCTTCAGGGACGATCCCCTGCGGGTTTTGCGCGCGGCGCGTTTTGCCGCGGCGTTTCATCTGCATCCCGATGAGCAGACCCTTGCCCTGGCCCGGGAGGCAGCACCGCGCTTGGCCCAGATTGCCGGCGAGCGCATCAAGGCCGAACTCTTTGCGCTCTTTTCCGTTGACGATCCGCGTGTTGGGCTTGAGGTCCTGGTTCAATCCGGCGGCGGAGAAAATTTGTTCGGGCCTGATAGTCCGGCGAGCCTGCACCAGACGCTGGAATTGACTTCGGAATTTTGCCGGTCTCTGAGCACTCTTCCGGAAAGCCGTGCCTGGCTTGCCGCCGAGGTCGAGGCCGGCTTGAACCGTAGCGCCTTGTTGCGGTTGGGTGTTTTACTGCGATCTCTTGCAACACCTGTGGATTTTCCCCAACTACGCGAACGCCTCGCCCTGGCGCGCATGACCTCCAGGCGCCTGGAGGCTCTGCTGGCGTTCAATCCAGAAACTCTGGCACCACCCCCGGATGCTCCTCAAAGCCAACGCCGACTTGCCCTGTGGGCCGAGCGACTGGGTCCGGATCCCGCGGACGCCCTCTTGTTCCTTGCCTGTCAAAAGGGCGCGGATCAGTACCCGCCAGCCCTTTTGTTCCAAGCCCTGCACGCCTGGCAGGCATTGAACAAGCAGGGGCGGATAGCGCCCCTGGTCGGTGGCGATTGGATTCGCCGCGAACTCCAGATCGCCGACGGCCTAAAGATTGGCCGATTGCTGGACCTCCTCGCCGAAGCCGAATGCCAGGGCCTGGTCGATGCTCCGGAAACGGCCCAAAAGTTCCTGAAATCCCTGGCCGAAAAAGGTGATTGA